One genomic region from Gammaproteobacteria bacterium encodes:
- a CDS encoding apolipoprotein N-acyltransferase — protein IMDHKGHLLAVSELNIVDVITADVQPQSGLTPYVRFQNTVVILLALGILLLASLLKRRLIVD, from the coding sequence ATTATGGATCATAAAGGCCATTTGTTGGCTGTTAGCGAGCTTAATATCGTTGATGTTATCACTGCTGATGTACAGCCACAGTCAGGGTTGACGCCCTACGTACGCTTTCAAAACACGGTTGTTATCTTGTTAGCCTTGGGCATATTGTTGTTAGCCAGTTTACTTAAACGTCGACTTATCGTTGATTAG